In Candidatus Hydrogenedentota bacterium, the genomic window CGAGCGCGGTCGAGAAGCTCGTCAAACCGCGCCATCGCCGCTTGTACATGATTCTTCGCCAGAGCGCCGTGCTGGTATCCCATCTCGTATCCCGAACCCTTGAGATGGAGGACGGTGGCGCCATGTACTTGCTCGATGTAGGCATCCTTGCGGAAATCCACCTCCAGTCGGGGCCCGCGGCGCGGGTTCAAATAGAAATAGCCCCCTACAATGACCAGAATCACCAGGATATCAAGGAAAAAAGACGCTATCAGGATTCGCCGTCTCATGTGTCCAGGCCTCCAGTCTTCGCATCCGCCTCTTCGGGGCGTTAGTCTACCAGAAAAGACCGGCTGCTGCCGCGGCGTTGTTCTCTCGTTTCAAAAGCGCCTTGATATTTCGCCACAGCCTGCGTACACTCTCGCGGCTTATGTTCAAACCACACCATAGACAATTCGGAGCCGCGTTCCTGTTCGATTTCGCCATGGTCTGCGGGCTTACGGCTTCTCCCTTTTACATTTTCAATGTGCTGGAAGGGGGGGCGGGCATGTCCGGAGTCATCACGGGGCTCCAATGGGCGTTGTACGCCGCCGCAAGCATCGTTTCCGCCCGGTACGTGGGACGCCTCTCCAACGGCCTCGTCATGGGCATTATTGGCGGCCTGGGTTTCGCGATCGTTTTCCCCTTGGGCGTCGCGCTGCCCAATCCGTATTTTTACGTTGCCCTGACCACCATCGGCATGGTGTTCCCTGCCCTGTACTGGCCGGCCATGCAGTCGTGGGTTGGCGCAGAGCCTGACCCGGCCACGCGTACGCGGCGCTTGGCCCTTTACAACGTCTCGTGGACCATGGGTCTCACCTGCGCGCCATTCGCGACGTGGGTCCTGTCGCCGATCGACTACCGTTTGCCGTTCCTGGCCACGGCCCTTGCGGCAGGGGGCGCCGTAGCCCTTGTGGCCGGTCTGCCCCACGAATCCCGCATGACCGCCGCGGACGCTGACGACACCCGCACCGCGAACATCGGACACACCAAGCGCAGCGAAGCGTGCCTTTATTCGGCCTGGTTCTCCCTGGTACTCGGCAGCACGCTTTTCAACGCGGTAACGGCTGTCTTCAGCTTCCGCATGGAAGAGCTGGCGGACGCCGGCGCCCTGTGTCTGGTAAAAGCGGGTGACGGCACTCCCCTGACCGCCGCGCCCGTCGTCTACTTTTCCGTGTTGGCCATCATCATGAACGCTACGCGGGCGGGTACCTCGCTCATCATGGGACACACCCACGCCTGGCAGCACCGGTTCTGGGTGCTTCTGATGTTTCAGGCAGCCGCCGCGGCCGCGTTCTGGGTGCTGTCGTTTACCACGAGCCTCGTCGTCATGACCCTGTGCTGCGCGGTTGTGGGAACTGCCGCCGGCGTATGTTTCTTTGCCAGCCAGGCATACAGCGTGGCCAATCCGGTCAAGAAACATCAGCGGGTATCCATTCACGAAGGTATGGTCGGGCTGGGCTCCCTGCTCGGCGCAGTCGGGTTCGGCCTCCTTGCCGAATGGCGCGGAACGCCCTGGCCCTTCGCCAACACCCCCGTCTTCGTGGCCTTGGGTCTCATCCTCGAAGCGGCGCTGCTTCGCATGGGATACCGCATCGTGCGCCAGAACATCCTCGCGAGAAAGCCCGCGCAGGACGCCGCCGGGTAAGTCCAATAGGGCGCAAAGGACCCGTGAGGCCCACGGGCCTTGGGGACTGAACGGGCGGTTACCGGGGCACAAAATAGGTTCTTTTGACTTGTTCCCCGCTGTCTAATACCATAGCGAAGTTTCATGGGGACATTGCCGCGCGCACGCGGTTTTCGGACAGGAGGTGTCCAAAATGCCGATGCCGGTGGATTTGATTCCAACCGCAATCGAGGGGGTCCTGGAGGTACGCACAAAGCGATTCAACGACGAACGTGGCTTCTTCTCGGAAGCGTATTCGCGGAAGGTCTGGTCTGAAGCGGGTTTCAACGAAACCTTCGTCCAAGACTGCCAGAGCAAATCGGCTAAAGGTGTGCTCAGGGGCATGCATTATCAATTGGCGCCCCACGGAATGGGCAAGCTGGTTCGCGTTATTTCCGGCAAAATATTCGACGTCGGTATCGACTTGCGCCGAAAATCGCCTACTTTCGGCAAATGGATCGGGCGCGAACTCAGCGCCGAGAACAATCTGGCTCTGTACTTTCCTCCGTCCTTTGCTCATGGTTTTGTGGCACTTGAGGACGACTCCCTGGTCTATTACAAATGCACGAGTATCCATGTCCCCGAGGCCGAACGGGCCATTTGCTACGATGACCCGGACGTAGGCATTGACTGGCCGGTGGCGCCGACGATAATCAGCCAGAAGGACAAGGCCGCTCCACGATTTCAGCAAGCGGAATACAATTTCTGACTGATACACTGATGACGGAGAAAGACAGCAGAAAGGGCAGGTAGACATGACCAAGATTCTTGTGGGCGGCGGCGCGGGTTTTATCGGGTCCACACTCGTTCCTGTTTTGCAGGAGCACGGGTACGAGGTTACGGTGGTCGATCTGTTGTGGTTCGGAAACAGGCTGCCGGAAGGAACTCGCGTGCTGCAGAGACAGTTATTTGACCTTACCGAGAAAGATCTGGAAGGGTATGACCAGATCGTCTTTCTCGCAGGGCTCTCGAACGATCCCATGGCCGAGTTCAGCCCCGCCCGCAACTTCGTTGAAAACGGGGCTCTGCCCTCTTACTTGGCCTTTATTGCTAAGAAGGCAGGCGTGCAACGCTTTATCTATGCCAGTTCCTGTTCAATCTACGGGTACACCGTTAATACACTTTATGACGAAGATTCTCCGGTTACATGTAATTATCCCTATGGGATCTCGAAATTGCAGGGGGAACGCGGCGTCATGCAGTTACAGGGAGATGGGTTCTCAACAATCGCCCTGCGACAGGGCACGGTGTGTGGGTACAGCCCCCGCATGCGCTTCGACCTTATTATCAACACGATGTTCCGGTGCGGTTTGATCAATGGGAAGATTACGATCAACAACCCTTCCATCTGGCGCCCCTTGCTCGACGTGCGCGACACCTGTGCGGCGTTCTTGAGAGCCATTCAGGCCGACCCATCCATAAACGGGCCGTTCAATGTCGCCTACGACAACTTCACCGTAGGCCAGGTCGGCGACATCGTGCGCGAGGAACTCATGGAGTTGACCGGCAAACACATCGCCATAGAGGTCGCGAATCAGCAGGATTTCCGAAACTACAAGGTAACATGCGAGAAAGCGCGCACCTGCCTCGGATTCAACCCCAAGTATTCGGTAGCGGACACGGTGCGGAACCTTTACCAGCATCTGAGTGAATTCGGCGACTTCTCGGACAAGCGCTTCTATAATATCCAAGTGTTCAAGGAGCTGGAACAGCGCAGAGCGGTCAAATAGCGGCCGCTTCCATCCTTACCCGGAGATTCTCGATGAAGGTCCTTGTTATTGGCGCGGCAGGCCAGTTAGGACGGGACGTCTCCCGCGTGTTCCAAGACGCGACGCTCATCGAAGCGGATCTATCCGGCGCCAAGGTGCCGCTGGACTTGTGCGATCCCGAGCGCGTCCGGGCTCTTATAGCCGATGAGCTGCGGCCCGACATCGTGATAAACACAGCGGCCGCACACAATGTCCCGGAATGCGAGAAGGACCCCGCTCAGGCATTTGCGGTCAACGCCTCGGGAGTCCGCGATTTGGCCCGGATTTGCCATCACGCCCGTGCCCGGCTGGTCCATATCAGCACGGACTACGTTTTTGGTAATGGCGCCCGGCGTCCCTATGTCGAAACCGATGCGCCGGCGCCCCTGAACGTGTATGGGGCCTCGAAGGTCGCGGGCGAGTACCTGGCGGCAGCGGAGTGCCGCGACCTTCTGATTGTCCGCACGTCCGCAATCTACGGGCATGCCCCGTGCCGGGCCAAGGGCGGAAAGAACTTCGTTGAGCTTATGCTCCATCTGGCCGCAACCAAGGGCGCCGTCAAAGTGGTAACCGATGAGGTTGTCTCCCCCACTTTCACGTTGGCCTTGGCGCGCCAGATTCGCCTGGCAGTCGAAAAGGCCGAACCGGGGGTGTACCATGCCACCAGCCAGGGTGAATGCAGCTGGTTTGACTTCGCCCGTGCCATATTCGAAGAGACAAACACCCGGGTGCGCCTCGACAAAGCCACCAGCGCCGACTTCCCGTCGCCGGTGCGCCGGCCGGATTATTCGGTGCTGGACAATAAACATCTGCGAGAGCAAGGGCTCGACATCATGCCGGGCTGGCGCGAAAGCCTCCAAGAGTATTTCCGCGAGAAACCGTAGACTGCTCTCCGGTTTCCCATGCGGCTCAATCTGAGCGCCCCCATAGGGGGATTGGTGTGGCGCCCGGAAGGTTCGGGCTTAGCTTTCGGTCTTTCTGCCGGTGACCGCGTCATCCCGCTTCAGTTTGTCGAATCCGGGACCACGCACTCCGAGAAGGAAATGGACCAGGGCCGCGAACGCGGCTTTATGACAGGGCCAGTTGGTTAAGCCGTACGACTTCACCTTCCCCCAGCACGAACGCAGCAGGAATATGCTGTTTCGAAGGATGCCGATTGCCCGGCCGTGCCGTACAAGGCATATGAACCTGTTACGCACGCCATAATAGATGATGAACGGCGAAACGAGTCCGGTAGTCATGCCATGAGCATGAACAACCTCCGCCTTGCCCACCACGAGAATCTTCCACCCCGCATCGGCAAACCGAATGCAAAGATCGTAGTCTTCCCAATTCGTGAACAAGGACTCATCAAATAGGCCGACGGTTTCCAGGGCCTCCCTTCGAAACATCACCGCACACGCCGGCGCAAAGTCCGTCTCTATGGTCTTCTCAAAAGCCTTCGACCATGTGACGTTTGTGTCAGGCCGCTCTATCCACGCCCTATCCCGGCGGATAATAGAGCGGTAGGATTGTATGGTCTTGTCATCGCCCGGGTTCAAGACCAGGGCGCTTGCCATCGCCGCATCAGGGCGTTTCTCCATTTCATTCACCAGTTCAGCTATGGCGTTACTGGCAACAATGGTGTCGTTGTTGAGAAGGAACACGTAGTCGGCGCCCGCTTCCAGGGCTTTTTCCATGCCCCGGTTGCAGCCGCCGGTAAAGCCGTAATTCTTGTCCAGGGCAATGATGTGCAGCTTCGGAAAGGCCGCCTTCAGGGGGGTGATGGTGTCAAAACGGGAACCATTGTCCACAAGAAAGACTTCAAAGTCAGGGTAGCCGTTTTCATATAAGGAAGCGATACACCTTTGCGCCATCTCGTAATCGTTCCAAGTCAGGACAACGGCCCCAACCCGCGGCGCCGGACCGTTGCTTTTCGCATCGGCTCTCTCGGATTCCCCTGGTCTCACTTGTTTCCCCTCTTAGATTTGTTGATGCAGCTATCCTTGAGTTGAACAGGCTATCGTCCTGGTCCCTCGCTCGACATGAGTGGTTACAGTGGACGAACGCCGTCCCCCCTCCCCCGGCTCCTGTCGCTGTCGGGGGTGACATTTTTCAACCACAGAGAGTTCAGTAGGCCTCACGATAACCCCCCGCCATTCAAATCAGGCGTCTACACTCGTGAAGTCCGCCAAACGTTACGTAAGTATACACGAACGTTGCGGGCGCCTTGTGCAGAACATGGCCGCTCCGCTGGGCGCCGCGTATCATATGGTGGCAAGGATGCCGCACTCAACATGAGATACGAAGCCGTAACCCCAGGCCGCGCGCGTGCGTTATGAATAGATGAAAAACCATGGATTTGACGAGCACTAGCGCGTGTGATACTTTTTTTGACAACAAACAAGCGAGGTCGGAGCCGGTTCTATGAATAAGTGGTGCATCTTCTCGAAGAATGGGCCTCCCGCGCAGGGCCCCTACTCGCATGCGGTGGCAGCGGGAAATCTGCTTTTCGTTTCCGGCCAAGGCCCTGTTGCGCCCGACGGAAGCGGCGTGAAGAAGGGCTCTCTCGAGGACGAAGTTCGCCTGACATTGACCAATCTGAAAATGATTCTCGAAGATGCCGGCTCCGGACTCCAACATGTCGTCAAGGTGAATGTGTATCTGGCAGACATGAACAGCTTCAGCGAGTTTAACGAGATATATAAAGAATACTTCCCAATGAATCCCCCCGCAAGAACATGTATTCAAGCGGGAAGACTGCCGTTTGATATCAAGGTTGAGATTGAAGCCATTGCGGTCGTCCCGGACTAGGCATACGATGAGGAAACGGATTAATGATCGGTTTCGGGTGCTCTTGCTCCTGTCCGCGCTGGTTCTGGGCGGCCTGAGCCACGCGCAAGACGTTGAGCATAGCGCGCCGGAATGGAATGCCCTCGGTGTTGAGCATTATTCCGCGGGCGATTGGGTCAACGCTCTCCAATGCTTCTTGCAGGCAGCCGCGCTCGTTCCAGACAATCAGACCGTCTTGCGAAACCTCTCGAACGCGTATCAAGCGTATGCAGGACAGCTTGCCGAGGCAGGAGACTATTCCACAGCGGCCCAACAGCTCGAGGAGTCCATAAAGGTCGATTCCGACAATCCCATGCCCAGGATTCAGCTCGGGTCGTATTTTCTTCGCATGGGACTCGTTCAGGATGCCATCGCCAGGCTGGAAGAAGCCATACTGCTGGCGCCGGAGAACCTGGATGCCCACGAACTTCTCGGAGATGCGTATTACCAGGATAACGACCTGTCCGCCGCGTTGGCTCAATGGGAATTCGTGGCGGAGGTAAACCCCGGCCGCGCCGGTCTCCAGGAGAAACTGGAAAAGGGGTACCGCGAAGATGCCGTAGAGTACAATTTCCGCGGTCTTCGGTCCAGGCACTTCGAAATCGGACATGCCCCTGAGACGGACCACGGTCTTATTCGGCAAACCTTGACCGTGTTGGAGCACGCATACAGAGACATCGGCCGGAATTTCGGAAACATCTTTCCTCCAACCCCTATCCAGGTCAAAGTCTACATCGCCGACGACTTCGCTCGCGCCACAGCCCTTGGCCCTCACGTGGCGGCAATCTACGACGGTACGATTCGGCTTCCCGTAAGCGACGATACGGGCAGCCTGATCACCCCGGAGGAGCTGCGCCGCCTGCTTTACCACGAATACACGCATGTCGTGGTCCGTTACCTTTGCCGGGAAAAAGCGCCATGGTGGCTCAACGAGGGGCTGGCGGAAACGTTTTCGGACGAGCTTTCGCCGCGCGATGTCGCTTTCCTCCGGCAGGCCTATGACAACAACGAACTTATCCCATTTGACCGGATTCAAGAATCCCAGGTGAGAATGGCAAGCGAATACGACCTGCGGCTGGCCTACCGCCAGGCCCATGCCGCCACGCGATACCTCTGGCGGCGCTACGGAACCCAGGGGCTCGTCCCCATGATGGATGCCCTCGCTCAAGGGATACCCCCCGAAGAGGCGCTCCTGCAAAGTTACAAACTGAATTATGACCGATTGTTGAAGGACGTAGTGGGAAGTGTCGTCCGAAACGGATATTAGCGGCCCTTCATGATGATGGCCGGCGTCCGGGAGGTTTCCCAACGGCTCTTCAGATTCAACCCGACAAG contains:
- the rfbD gene encoding dTDP-4-dehydrorhamnose reductase, whose translation is MKVLVIGAAGQLGRDVSRVFQDATLIEADLSGAKVPLDLCDPERVRALIADELRPDIVINTAAAHNVPECEKDPAQAFAVNASGVRDLARICHHARARLVHISTDYVFGNGARRPYVETDAPAPLNVYGASKVAGEYLAAAECRDLLIVRTSAIYGHAPCRAKGGKNFVELMLHLAATKGAVKVVTDEVVSPTFTLALARQIRLAVEKAEPGVYHATSQGECSWFDFARAIFEETNTRVRLDKATSADFPSPVRRPDYSVLDNKHLREQGLDIMPGWRESLQEYFREKP
- a CDS encoding MFS transporter; this translates as MFKPHHRQFGAAFLFDFAMVCGLTASPFYIFNVLEGGAGMSGVITGLQWALYAAASIVSARYVGRLSNGLVMGIIGGLGFAIVFPLGVALPNPYFYVALTTIGMVFPALYWPAMQSWVGAEPDPATRTRRLALYNVSWTMGLTCAPFATWVLSPIDYRLPFLATALAAGGAVALVAGLPHESRMTAADADDTRTANIGHTKRSEACLYSAWFSLVLGSTLFNAVTAVFSFRMEELADAGALCLVKAGDGTPLTAAPVVYFSVLAIIMNATRAGTSLIMGHTHAWQHRFWVLLMFQAAAAAAFWVLSFTTSLVVMTLCCAVVGTAAGVCFFASQAYSVANPVKKHQRVSIHEGMVGLGSLLGAVGFGLLAEWRGTPWPFANTPVFVALGLILEAALLRMGYRIVRQNILARKPAQDAAG
- the rfbC gene encoding dTDP-4-dehydrorhamnose 3,5-epimerase, which produces MPVDLIPTAIEGVLEVRTKRFNDERGFFSEAYSRKVWSEAGFNETFVQDCQSKSAKGVLRGMHYQLAPHGMGKLVRVISGKIFDVGIDLRRKSPTFGKWIGRELSAENNLALYFPPSFAHGFVALEDDSLVYYKCTSIHVPEAERAICYDDPDVGIDWPVAPTIISQKDKAAPRFQQAEYNF
- a CDS encoding tetratricopeptide repeat protein, which codes for MRKRINDRFRVLLLLSALVLGGLSHAQDVEHSAPEWNALGVEHYSAGDWVNALQCFLQAAALVPDNQTVLRNLSNAYQAYAGQLAEAGDYSTAAQQLEESIKVDSDNPMPRIQLGSYFLRMGLVQDAIARLEEAILLAPENLDAHELLGDAYYQDNDLSAALAQWEFVAEVNPGRAGLQEKLEKGYREDAVEYNFRGLRSRHFEIGHAPETDHGLIRQTLTVLEHAYRDIGRNFGNIFPPTPIQVKVYIADDFARATALGPHVAAIYDGTIRLPVSDDTGSLITPEELRRLLYHEYTHVVVRYLCREKAPWWLNEGLAETFSDELSPRDVAFLRQAYDNNELIPFDRIQESQVRMASEYDLRLAYRQAHAATRYLWRRYGTQGLVPMMDALAQGIPPEEALLQSYKLNYDRLLKDVVGSVVRNGY
- a CDS encoding SDR family oxidoreductase, producing the protein MTKILVGGGAGFIGSTLVPVLQEHGYEVTVVDLLWFGNRLPEGTRVLQRQLFDLTEKDLEGYDQIVFLAGLSNDPMAEFSPARNFVENGALPSYLAFIAKKAGVQRFIYASSCSIYGYTVNTLYDEDSPVTCNYPYGISKLQGERGVMQLQGDGFSTIALRQGTVCGYSPRMRFDLIINTMFRCGLINGKITINNPSIWRPLLDVRDTCAAFLRAIQADPSINGPFNVAYDNFTVGQVGDIVREELMELTGKHIAIEVANQQDFRNYKVTCEKARTCLGFNPKYSVADTVRNLYQHLSEFGDFSDKRFYNIQVFKELEQRRAVK
- a CDS encoding glycosyltransferase family 2 protein gives rise to the protein MRPGESERADAKSNGPAPRVGAVVLTWNDYEMAQRCIASLYENGYPDFEVFLVDNGSRFDTITPLKAAFPKLHIIALDKNYGFTGGCNRGMEKALEAGADYVFLLNNDTIVASNAIAELVNEMEKRPDAAMASALVLNPGDDKTIQSYRSIIRRDRAWIERPDTNVTWSKAFEKTIETDFAPACAVMFRREALETVGLFDESLFTNWEDYDLCIRFADAGWKILVVGKAEVVHAHGMTTGLVSPFIIYYGVRNRFICLVRHGRAIGILRNSIFLLRSCWGKVKSYGLTNWPCHKAAFAALVHFLLGVRGPGFDKLKRDDAVTGRKTES
- a CDS encoding RidA family protein, translated to MNKWCIFSKNGPPAQGPYSHAVAAGNLLFVSGQGPVAPDGSGVKKGSLEDEVRLTLTNLKMILEDAGSGLQHVVKVNVYLADMNSFSEFNEIYKEYFPMNPPARTCIQAGRLPFDIKVEIEAIAVVPD